The following proteins are co-located in the Halalkalicoccus subterraneus genome:
- a CDS encoding MaoC/PaaZ C-terminal domain-containing protein, which yields MHTYPMAALKWQFSGLIAGGYRTLGLSVRLLVGGIRTKRAVVGGLGTDKVTYYRSIKPGDAFTVRAEILDT from the coding sequence ATCCATACCTATCCAATGGCAGCACTTAAGTGGCAATTTAGTGGCCTCATCGCCGGCGGCTATCGCACACTCGGTCTCTCGGTTAGACTCCTCGTTGGAGGTATCAGAACGAAGCGTGCTGTCGTTGGCGGGCTCGGAACCGACAAGGTGACTTACTACCGGTCGATTAAGCCGGGCGATGCATTCACGGTCCGAGCAGAAATTCTTGATACATGA
- a CDS encoding universal stress protein, producing the protein MYRVLLAIDDNVDHARTQAETIKQLSAQRVDTEIILLHVFTNNTSGASIGQIKAARTAEDELADIDGRVTMDETSGDPSEMILRYIENNDINLICLGGRKRSPTGKALFGSVTQDVILGTDRPVLVCGGNSDT; encoded by the coding sequence ATGTATCGAGTCCTACTAGCAATCGACGACAATGTAGATCATGCCAGAACGCAGGCCGAGACAATTAAACAATTGTCAGCTCAGAGAGTTGATACAGAGATTATCCTCCTTCACGTGTTCACTAACAACACATCCGGGGCGTCGATCGGTCAAATAAAAGCGGCACGAACGGCCGAAGACGAATTAGCTGATATTGACGGCCGCGTGACAATGGATGAGACGAGCGGGGATCCGTCCGAGATGATACTTCGATATATCGAGAACAATGATATCAACCTCATCTGCCTCGGCGGACGGAAACGTTCTCCCACGGGCAAAGCCTTGTTCGGTAGCGTCACGCAGGACGTTATCTTAGGAACTGACCGTCCCGTACTTGTCTGTGGTGGGAACTCAGATACTTAA
- a CDS encoding ParA family protein — MTQAFVWWSESGGPGKTTNTMQTAAAIGRDGYNVLALDLDPQRGALTHYAGYDHLDHDTPDKTVEPTVMDTFFGDTKLEDIIVSTPYFDLVPGHEDLSNFESALNSSDRRGVDEYWVIREQLEQLSDQYDVFILDVQATLNDLVDNAIIAARNIMVPIELTPKGDASQQGLESTVDAMDSGFSKMGVDIVIKGTVPSRVGNAKIFEQYRDSMSDRGVPLSPFSIPEHSLLRYTWDQQMDLFSFIESSETRDLRSYEEHVPLAFKVIGRWMTGDYTYDEAVAQWDAVKDMEMGDATPEKLLGDRKQEVNA, encoded by the coding sequence ATGACCCAAGCATTCGTCTGGTGGTCAGAATCAGGCGGCCCCGGCAAAACCACAAACACAATGCAAACCGCCGCCGCCATCGGCCGCGACGGCTACAACGTGCTCGCACTAGACCTTGATCCACAACGGGGCGCACTCACCCACTACGCCGGCTACGATCATCTTGACCACGACACACCCGACAAGACGGTTGAACCGACCGTCATGGACACCTTCTTCGGTGACACCAAACTCGAGGACATCATCGTCTCCACACCATACTTTGACCTTGTGCCCGGCCACGAAGACCTCTCAAACTTTGAATCCGCACTTAACAGTTCAGATCGCCGTGGCGTCGACGAATACTGGGTAATCCGCGAACAGCTCGAGCAACTCAGCGACCAGTACGACGTGTTCATCCTTGACGTCCAGGCCACATTGAACGATCTCGTGGACAACGCTATCATCGCCGCCCGCAACATCATGGTCCCAATCGAACTCACACCGAAAGGTGACGCCTCCCAACAAGGGCTAGAATCCACGGTCGATGCCATGGATTCCGGATTCTCCAAGATGGGCGTCGACATCGTGATCAAAGGCACCGTCCCCAGCCGCGTCGGGAACGCCAAAATCTTCGAACAGTACCGCGATTCCATGTCTGACCGTGGCGTCCCACTCAGTCCGTTCTCCATCCCAGAGCACTCCCTACTGCGGTACACGTGGGATCAGCAGATGGATCTCTTCTCCTTTATCGAGTCCAGTGAGACGCGTGACCTCCGCAGCTACGAGGAGCACGTTCCGCTCGCATTCAAGGTGATTGGCCGGTGGATGACTGGCGACTACACGTACGATGAAGCGGTTGCACAGTGGGATGCAGTCAAGGACATGGAAATGGGTGATGCCACGCCAGAGAAGCTGCTAGGCGACCGTAAACAGGAGGTGAACGCCTGA
- a CDS encoding DNA-binding protein yields MSSGSDPNAILTALERAQDAFEMVGRGRTEFEKGISADTDWKTQLTKACRLLEVIEIIQLQDGYYIAVIELCFGAIERSIEAYALSMTDDTLQDFQDHQFSYDRAHQIGLFERDTAEAMKALYSDNRTESYYGGSRPTAEQAEAMTELAIAVHEFSVSQIREGGVCLCD; encoded by the coding sequence ATGAGTAGTGGTTCAGATCCGAACGCTATTCTCACCGCACTTGAACGTGCTCAGGATGCCTTCGAGATGGTTGGACGAGGTCGGACAGAGTTCGAGAAAGGGATTAGTGCCGATACAGACTGGAAGACACAGTTGACAAAAGCATGCCGGCTCCTCGAAGTCATCGAAATAATCCAACTACAGGACGGGTATTATATTGCCGTCATCGAGCTCTGTTTTGGGGCTATCGAACGCTCGATCGAGGCGTATGCGCTCTCAATGACGGATGATACACTCCAAGACTTCCAGGATCACCAGTTCAGTTACGACCGCGCACACCAGATCGGACTGTTCGAGAGAGATACCGCAGAAGCGATGAAAGCACTCTATAGCGACAATCGGACTGAGAGTTACTACGGAGGGAGCCGACCGACAGCAGAGCAAGCGGAGGCAATGACTGAATTAGCGATCGCTGTCCACGAGTTCTCGGTGAGTCAAATCCGGGAAGGTGGCGTCTGTCTCTGTGACTGA
- a CDS encoding nucleotidyltransferase domain-containing protein, which produces MNHETKTRSHLGSSISLSIPTRDPDLFKHKATSDVLLFLTNHRFGGFSLREIASQTGHSHQSVRRAVNVLGSNGLVVESPESNQRLVQINRDRLTIPDDPILRIPQPEYHRPVKAAVEELREKISDVVGVVLYGSVARGEADRRSDIDLWVLTRSGRAEGQREANAVARDLKEVSFDGDRYAYDIDVEAVQAIPTYTEDIREIVVSGIPIYKTSDFETVENLLLEEGGDDE; this is translated from the coding sequence ATGAACCACGAGACGAAAACTAGGAGTCATCTCGGATCTTCTATTTCGCTCTCTATACCAACTCGCGATCCGGATCTATTCAAGCACAAAGCAACCAGCGATGTGCTCCTCTTTTTAACCAACCACCGGTTTGGCGGCTTTTCGCTTCGAGAGATCGCAAGTCAGACTGGTCATTCACACCAGTCTGTGCGACGAGCGGTGAATGTCCTCGGTTCGAATGGACTGGTCGTTGAATCACCGGAGAGCAACCAGCGACTCGTTCAGATAAACCGCGATCGGCTCACTATCCCAGACGATCCAATTCTCCGGATCCCGCAACCAGAATACCACCGTCCCGTAAAAGCGGCGGTAGAAGAGCTTCGCGAGAAAATCAGTGACGTAGTTGGTGTTGTCCTCTATGGGAGTGTGGCCCGAGGGGAGGCTGACCGACGAAGTGATATCGATCTCTGGGTGCTTACTCGATCTGGACGGGCTGAAGGTCAACGGGAAGCGAACGCTGTTGCTCGTGATCTCAAGGAGGTGTCGTTCGATGGAGACCGGTATGCATATGATATTGACGTCGAGGCTGTCCAAGCAATTCCAACTTACACTGAGGATATCCGGGAGATTGTCGTCTCGGGAATCCCGATCTACAAAACGAGTGACTTCGAAACCGTCGAAAACCTCCTGTTGGAGGAAGGAGGCGACGATGAGTAG
- a CDS encoding glycoside hydrolase family 13 protein, translating to MRTTAPIDEGELDRQWWKEAIVYQIYPRSFNDSDGDGVGDIQGIVEKVDYLDSLGIDVVWLCPVYDSPNADNGYDIADYRSVHPEFGTIDDWEILLEELHAQDMRLIMDLVINHTSDEHEWFERSRQCEGRYEDYYHWRDGSPDEPPNNWTSVFGGPAWTYDDERREWYLHLFDKKQPDLNWRNRDVRADITEMITWWLEKGIDGFRMDAIDFLSKAEGLPDGDPSSSLVGSEHYIQGPQIHEHLRELYNATFSNYDVMLVGEMGQTNIEEVAAHLGEDGDGLDMVFQFDHMGVDAGSSGQWDLDEWGEWDLREFKQIITRAQNELEDGGWNALFMGNHDLPRIVSRFGDDADYRAESAKLVATFLLTMRGTPYVYQGQEIGMTNADFRTLEEVDDTMTVGKVDEFLAAGVVDSYEEVRDLVNYWSRDHSRTPMQWSGAEHAGFTTGNPWLAVNANHSEINVESALDDESSVWHHYQDLIDLRDDRDALVYGEYDLLIPDDEQLYAYTRTLDDETWLVVLNWSDRPKAFDGSIETDDMEAVIGNYDDAQADPACTEFRPYEAVVYRIGVGS from the coding sequence ATGCGTACAACTGCACCGATAGATGAAGGAGAACTAGACCGCCAGTGGTGGAAAGAGGCGATCGTTTACCAGATCTATCCGCGGAGCTTCAACGACTCAGACGGTGACGGGGTGGGCGACATCCAGGGGATCGTCGAGAAGGTCGACTATCTCGACTCGCTGGGGATCGACGTCGTCTGGCTCTGTCCGGTCTATGACTCGCCGAACGCCGACAACGGCTACGACATTGCCGACTACCGCTCGGTCCACCCTGAATTTGGAACGATAGACGACTGGGAGATACTCCTCGAAGAGCTCCACGCGCAGGACATGCGCCTGATTATGGATCTCGTGATCAACCACACCTCCGATGAACACGAGTGGTTCGAGCGTTCCCGCCAGTGCGAGGGGAGATACGAAGACTACTACCACTGGCGCGACGGTAGCCCCGATGAGCCGCCGAACAACTGGACCTCCGTCTTCGGCGGGCCGGCATGGACCTACGACGATGAGCGCAGGGAGTGGTACCTCCACCTCTTCGACAAGAAACAGCCCGACCTGAACTGGCGCAACCGCGACGTTCGTGCAGACATCACGGAGATGATCACGTGGTGGCTTGAGAAGGGTATCGACGGCTTCCGGATGGACGCCATCGACTTTCTCTCGAAGGCCGAAGGGCTCCCCGATGGCGATCCGAGTTCCTCGCTCGTGGGCTCCGAACACTATATCCAGGGCCCGCAGATCCACGAGCACTTGCGGGAACTGTATAATGCGACATTCTCGAACTACGACGTGATGCTCGTCGGCGAGATGGGCCAGACGAACATCGAAGAGGTCGCCGCCCACCTTGGCGAGGACGGTGACGGGCTGGACATGGTGTTCCAGTTCGACCACATGGGCGTCGACGCGGGCTCCAGCGGCCAGTGGGACCTTGACGAGTGGGGCGAGTGGGACCTCCGGGAGTTCAAGCAGATCATCACCCGGGCGCAGAACGAGCTCGAGGACGGTGGCTGGAACGCACTGTTCATGGGGAACCACGACCTGCCGCGGATCGTCTCGCGATTCGGCGACGACGCCGACTACCGGGCGGAGAGCGCGAAACTCGTTGCTACCTTCCTGTTGACGATGCGTGGGACGCCGTACGTCTACCAGGGTCAGGAGATCGGCATGACGAACGCCGACTTCCGGACCTTGGAGGAAGTCGACGACACTATGACCGTCGGGAAGGTCGATGAATTCCTGGCGGCGGGCGTCGTCGACTCCTACGAGGAAGTGCGCGACCTCGTGAACTACTGGAGCCGGGATCACTCACGGACGCCGATGCAGTGGTCCGGGGCGGAACACGCCGGTTTCACCACTGGCAATCCGTGGCTCGCAGTCAACGCGAACCACTCCGAGATCAACGTCGAATCGGCGCTCGACGACGAAAGCTCGGTCTGGCACCACTACCAGGATCTGATCGACCTTAGGGACGACAGGGACGCGCTGGTCTACGGTGAATACGACCTCCTAATCCCCGACGACGAGCAGCTCTACGCCTACACGCGTACGCTTGACGACGAAACGTGGCTGGTCGTCCTCAACTGGTCTGACCGGCCAAAGGCCTTTGATGGCTCCATCGAGACCGACGACATGGAGGCAGTGATCGGCAACTACGATGATGCTCAGGCCGATCCCGCTTGTACTGAGTTCCGGCCCTACGAGGCGGTTGTCTACCGGATCGGAGTCGGCTCATAA
- a CDS encoding IclR family transcriptional regulator — MAQTPNWDPPNTNTPTAKTTVTSFRVIEALLQHKTSGVSELAAEVDLAKGTVHKHLNTLRQLGYVVKDGTTYRLSLSFLRIGTTIRAAIPLYSISQAPLESLAEATSEVASIVVPENDWGIYLSRVQTDEERVLSIQEGERIPLHATAGGKAILAYMSEAERDRILEERGLPAITDKTITDAEKLKKELQYIYDKRSATDRGEHRIDRHCIATPIVDTDGRAMGAVTLSGPAERMAQKVEEYDIPSIVSSTANNIQTQFSRSVNSAQQ, encoded by the coding sequence ATGGCCCAAACTCCCAACTGGGACCCACCGAATACAAACACTCCGACAGCAAAAACGACCGTCACCAGCTTTCGTGTAATTGAAGCCCTACTGCAGCACAAAACGTCAGGCGTAAGTGAATTAGCTGCTGAGGTTGATCTTGCGAAAGGAACGGTTCACAAACATCTCAATACTCTTAGACAACTTGGATACGTCGTTAAAGACGGAACGACTTATCGATTGAGCCTCTCTTTTCTCCGAATCGGTACCACTATTCGGGCAGCAATCCCCTTGTATTCTATTTCACAGGCACCGCTTGAATCTCTTGCAGAGGCAACTAGTGAAGTAGCAAGTATTGTAGTACCCGAAAACGACTGGGGGATATATCTCAGTCGCGTTCAAACGGACGAAGAGAGAGTGCTAAGTATCCAAGAAGGGGAACGTATCCCTCTCCATGCTACAGCTGGGGGGAAAGCGATCCTCGCATATATGTCCGAAGCGGAACGGGACCGCATACTCGAGGAACGCGGTCTTCCCGCTATTACGGACAAAACCATCACTGACGCCGAGAAACTGAAAAAGGAACTCCAGTATATCTACGACAAGAGGAGCGCAACCGATCGGGGCGAACATCGGATCGATCGCCACTGTATTGCTACTCCGATCGTCGATACAGATGGTCGGGCAATGGGGGCTGTAACTCTCTCAGGGCCTGCCGAGAGAATGGCACAGAAAGTCGAAGAGTACGATATTCCATCCATTGTGAGTAGCACGGCGAACAATATTCAGACGCAGTTCTCACGGTCCGTGAATTCGGCACAACAATGA
- a CDS encoding sulfatase-like hydrolase/transferase has translation MSEKPNVLAVVTDQQRWDSLGLYGCPHDLTPNLDAIGERGTVIEEAITPQPTCSPYRATFHTGKYATETGVWRESQPLPEDERTLADVFGDAGYDVGFVGNWHLGGSFADPVPEQQRGGYDDFWLAADIPEFTTAPYEGRLFNGEGDPFEFNEYRVDAFTRFAKTAIESLTEPFFLVVSYLEPHDQNDQWTFVAPEDYADRYRNHPYVPPDLSNRPGVWYQELPDYYGIVRRIDECIGKLVDYLKDERLYGDTVFAYTSDHGCHFRTRPGEFKRSPHDSAVRVPLLFSGPDFDRNERIRKTTSTIDIAPTLLDAADIDPPDRMHGASLLPVIRGDELDRDGEAFVQISESQIGRAIRTDGWLYAVAAPSLTGWRGGDGQASSELYVERYLYDLKRDPHQSTNLVGRPDYRPIADDLRARLRNYLSDVETVEPDIESQDRGYYEY, from the coding sequence ATGAGCGAGAAACCGAACGTATTGGCCGTAGTTACGGACCAACAGCGCTGGGACAGTCTGGGCCTCTACGGCTGTCCCCATGACCTGACACCTAACCTTGATGCGATTGGCGAGAGGGGGACAGTGATTGAAGAGGCGATAACACCCCAGCCGACGTGCAGCCCCTATCGTGCTACATTCCATACAGGCAAGTACGCGACTGAAACGGGTGTTTGGCGAGAATCTCAACCACTGCCCGAGGACGAGCGGACGCTAGCAGACGTATTTGGAGACGCCGGATACGATGTTGGATTCGTTGGTAATTGGCATCTCGGCGGATCATTTGCCGATCCTGTTCCCGAGCAACAACGGGGCGGATACGACGATTTCTGGCTCGCTGCGGATATTCCCGAGTTCACCACTGCTCCCTATGAGGGCCGCCTCTTCAATGGGGAAGGCGATCCATTCGAGTTCAACGAGTACCGCGTTGATGCGTTCACCCGATTCGCGAAGACCGCGATCGAGTCGCTCACTGAGCCGTTCTTCCTCGTTGTATCGTATCTAGAGCCCCATGATCAGAACGATCAGTGGACCTTCGTTGCTCCGGAAGACTATGCGGATCGATATCGAAACCACCCGTATGTTCCACCGGATCTCTCGAATCGACCTGGAGTATGGTATCAGGAGCTCCCTGACTACTACGGTATCGTCCGACGCATCGACGAGTGTATCGGGAAACTAGTTGACTACCTCAAAGACGAGCGGTTGTACGGGGATACCGTCTTTGCCTATACTTCTGATCACGGGTGTCACTTCCGGACCAGACCGGGCGAGTTCAAGCGTAGCCCGCACGATTCGGCCGTCAGGGTTCCGCTTCTGTTCTCTGGACCTGATTTTGACAGGAACGAGCGAATTCGGAAAACCACGAGTACTATTGATATAGCCCCCACACTTCTCGATGCCGCAGATATCGATCCACCTGATAGGATGCATGGCGCGAGTCTCTTACCGGTCATCAGAGGCGACGAGCTTGACCGTGACGGCGAGGCATTCGTTCAGATCAGTGAATCACAGATCGGCCGGGCGATTAGAACTGACGGCTGGTTGTACGCCGTGGCTGCCCCCTCACTCACCGGCTGGCGAGGCGGGGACGGCCAGGCATCCAGCGAATTATACGTTGAACGGTACCTATATGACCTCAAGCGAGACCCCCATCAATCGACCAATCTTGTGGGCCGACCGGATTACCGGCCAATAGCCGACGATCTCCGGGCGCGACTTCGAAATTATCTTTCAGACGTCGAAACTGTCGAACCCGATATCGAATCCCAGGACAGGGGGTACTACGAGTACTGA
- the dgoD gene encoding galactonate dehydratase — protein MSEIADYNLYEVPPRWLFLRLETSDGLVGWGEPVVEGRAKTVRAAVEELLDNYLIGEDPAQIENHWQTMYRGGFYRGGPVLMSAIAGIDQALWDVKGKRFGAPVYELLGGRARDRIRVYQWIGGDRPSEVGEAAAEKVSEGFTGLKMNATSELRRVDTSAAVREAEERLGEVREAVGPEVDIGVDFHGRVTKPMAKRLAEALEPYEPMFIEEPVLPEHNDALPAIAAHTSIPIATGERMFSRWDFKEVFEDGSVDVIQPDLSHAGGITEVKKIADMAEAYDVALAPHCPLGPIALASCVQVDACSPNALIQEQSLDIHYNRGGDVLDYLVDSGVFEYDEGYIEIPTGPGLGIELNEEYIERQAEKTVNWHNPVWRHDDGSVAEW, from the coding sequence ATGAGCGAAATCGCCGATTACAACTTATACGAGGTACCGCCGCGCTGGCTATTTCTCCGCCTTGAAACGAGCGACGGACTGGTGGGTTGGGGCGAGCCCGTTGTCGAGGGACGGGCGAAGACCGTCCGTGCAGCGGTCGAGGAGCTGCTCGACAACTACCTCATTGGCGAGGACCCCGCACAGATCGAGAATCACTGGCAGACGATGTACCGTGGCGGTTTCTATCGTGGCGGACCGGTATTGATGAGCGCGATTGCCGGGATCGATCAAGCACTCTGGGACGTTAAGGGTAAGCGCTTCGGCGCGCCGGTCTACGAACTGCTCGGTGGGCGGGCGCGCGACCGGATTAGAGTGTATCAGTGGATCGGCGGCGATCGCCCTAGCGAGGTCGGCGAAGCAGCGGCCGAGAAGGTCTCGGAGGGCTTCACCGGTCTGAAGATGAACGCGACCAGCGAGCTTCGGCGGGTGGACACATCCGCTGCCGTCCGGGAGGCCGAAGAGCGCCTCGGGGAAGTCCGCGAGGCGGTCGGCCCCGAGGTCGACATTGGGGTCGACTTTCACGGACGGGTCACCAAGCCGATGGCCAAACGGCTCGCCGAGGCCCTCGAGCCCTACGAGCCGATGTTCATCGAGGAGCCCGTCCTTCCCGAGCACAACGACGCTCTGCCGGCGATCGCCGCCCACACATCGATCCCGATTGCCACGGGCGAGCGGATGTTCTCACGGTGGGACTTCAAGGAGGTCTTCGAGGACGGTAGTGTCGACGTCATTCAGCCGGACCTCTCGCACGCCGGCGGGATCACCGAGGTCAAGAAGATCGCGGACATGGCTGAGGCCTACGACGTGGCACTGGCACCGCACTGTCCGCTAGGCCCGATCGCACTAGCGTCATGCGTCCAAGTCGACGCCTGTTCGCCGAACGCACTGATCCAAGAACAAAGCCTCGACATCCACTACAATCGAGGTGGCGATGTCCTCGATTACTTGGTCGACTCAGGAGTCTTCGAGTACGATGAAGGATACATCGAGATTCCTACTGGCCCTGGTTTGGGGATCGAGCTCAACGAGGAGTACATCGAACGCCAAGCCGAGAAAACGGTCAACTGGCACAACCCCGTCTGGCGCCATGACGACGGCAGCGTCGCAGAGTGGTAG
- the melA gene encoding alpha-glucosidase/alpha-galactosidase — protein sequence MVRISFIGAGSMVFARKLIGDILSFPELADSTIRLMDIDEGRLAKTTEVAEAMVENGDVDATIESTTDRRQALDDADYVLNMINVGGTEPFENEIRIPEKYGVKQAIGDTLGPGGVFRGLRTIPTMLDLARDMEELCPDALLLNYTNPMAIICWTLFEATEVETVGLCHSVPHTAEAIADYVDVPEDELDYWVAGINHMAWFLTCEHDGEDLYPRLKASIDDEEIYRRDTVRFDLLKHFGAFVTESSHHNSEYHPYFRTDPAEIERLTGTDYAERMPTATYLEGWKERSDQRDQPEHDIDLEELEIERSEEYASRIIHSLETDTTRRFNLNVSNETDAIQNLPTEACVEVPCLVDATGIRPCSIGRLPPQLAGLNRTNITVQQLTVKGALENDREAIQQAVKLDPLTAAELTLDEAHKMTEELIEANREYLPELA from the coding sequence ATGGTCAGAATATCGTTTATCGGGGCCGGTAGCATGGTGTTTGCTCGAAAGCTAATCGGAGACATCCTTTCGTTCCCAGAGCTGGCGGACAGCACAATTAGGCTGATGGATATCGACGAAGGACGTCTCGCGAAGACAACCGAGGTAGCCGAAGCGATGGTCGAAAACGGCGACGTCGACGCGACGATAGAATCGACGACCGACCGGCGACAGGCACTCGACGATGCGGACTACGTGCTAAACATGATCAACGTCGGCGGTACCGAACCCTTCGAGAATGAGATTCGCATTCCTGAGAAGTACGGTGTCAAACAGGCCATCGGTGACACCCTCGGACCTGGCGGCGTCTTCCGTGGGTTGCGGACGATTCCGACAATGCTCGACCTCGCCCGAGATATGGAGGAGCTCTGCCCGGATGCTCTATTATTAAACTACACTAACCCGATGGCGATCATCTGTTGGACCCTGTTTGAGGCGACCGAGGTCGAAACGGTCGGGCTCTGTCATAGCGTTCCCCACACGGCGGAGGCGATCGCTGACTACGTCGATGTTCCCGAAGACGAACTTGACTACTGGGTCGCAGGTATCAACCACATGGCGTGGTTTCTCACCTGCGAGCACGATGGCGAAGACCTCTATCCCCGTCTGAAGGCGTCAATCGACGACGAGGAGATCTATCGTCGGGATACGGTTCGATTCGACCTCCTGAAGCATTTCGGGGCATTCGTTACCGAATCGAGTCACCACAACAGTGAGTATCACCCGTACTTCCGAACAGATCCTGCAGAGATCGAACGGCTGACCGGCACCGATTACGCCGAGCGCATGCCAACAGCAACGTATCTCGAGGGGTGGAAAGAACGATCTGATCAGCGGGACCAGCCCGAACACGACATCGATCTCGAAGAACTAGAGATCGAACGCTCCGAGGAATACGCATCCCGAATTATCCACTCACTGGAGACCGACACGACCCGCCGGTTCAACCTCAACGTCAGCAACGAGACAGACGCAATACAGAACCTCCCCACAGAGGCCTGCGTCGAGGTTCCGTGTCTGGTCGATGCGACAGGGATTCGTCCATGTAGTATCGGGAGGCTTCCCCCACAGCTCGCGGGCTTGAATCGAACGAACATCACGGTCCAGCAGCTCACAGTCAAGGGTGCCTTGGAGAACGATCGCGAAGCAATCCAACAGGCAGTTAAGCTCGACCCGCTGACGGCTGCAGAGTTGACGCTTGACGAGGCCCACAAGATGACCGAAGAACTGATCGAAGCCAATCGGGAATACCTCCCCGAGCTTGCATGA
- a CDS encoding ABC transporter ATP-binding protein codes for MGRIDMEGVTKVFGEGGEEIVAVDHLDLTINDGEFLVLVGPSGCGKSTTLRTIAGLEEVSDGTISIDGEDITDEKPKDRDIAMVFQNYALYPHMTARENMSFGLKMTTDLHDEEIDDRVRSAAGMMGIEDLLESKPGELSGGQQQRVALGRAIVREPKVFLMDEPLSNLDAKLRTTMRTELQDLQQRLETTAVYVTHDQTEAMTMGDRIVVLDEGDLQQVGTPLECYQKPNNVFVAGFIGSPGMNFLDVTLENGTLVHEAFAYEISEETAAELREAGPDLILGVRPEDIEVVTGMAEPNRITVQPKVVEPVGDMTYVHFELGGTDMTATVSGDRHVQVGMDLDVVFPEERIHVFDAETTEAVKNSRRELLSMPS; via the coding sequence ATGGGACGAATCGATATGGAGGGCGTGACCAAAGTGTTCGGCGAGGGTGGCGAGGAGATTGTCGCCGTCGACCACCTCGATCTCACCATTAACGACGGAGAGTTCCTCGTTCTCGTTGGCCCCTCTGGCTGTGGGAAGTCGACCACACTTCGAACCATCGCCGGGTTGGAGGAAGTAAGCGACGGGACAATCAGTATCGACGGAGAGGATATCACCGACGAGAAGCCCAAGGACCGGGACATCGCGATGGTGTTCCAGAACTACGCACTCTATCCCCACATGACCGCCCGGGAGAACATGTCCTTCGGCCTCAAAATGACAACTGATCTCCATGATGAGGAGATCGACGACCGTGTCCGGAGCGCGGCGGGGATGATGGGGATTGAGGACCTGCTCGAAAGTAAGCCGGGTGAACTCTCCGGAGGCCAACAACAGCGCGTCGCGCTCGGACGGGCGATTGTTCGGGAACCGAAGGTGTTCCTGATGGACGAACCCCTCTCGAACCTCGATGCGAAGCTCAGGACGACCATGCGAACTGAACTCCAGGACCTCCAACAGCGTCTCGAAACAACGGCGGTCTACGTCACGCACGACCAGACCGAGGCGATGACGATGGGTGACCGGATCGTCGTTCTTGACGAAGGGGACCTCCAGCAGGTCGGTACTCCCTTGGAGTGCTACCAGAAGCCAAACAACGTGTTCGTCGCCGGCTTCATCGGCTCGCCCGGGATGAATTTCCTTGACGTCACGCTCGAAAACGGGACGCTGGTCCACGAGGCGTTCGCCTACGAAATCTCCGAGGAGACAGCCGCCGAGCTCCGAGAAGCCGGTCCGGACCTGATTCTCGGCGTTCGACCGGAGGACATCGAGGTGGTCACGGGGATGGCCGAGCCGAACCGGATTACGGTCCAGCCGAAAGTCGTTGAGCCGGTCGGCGATATGACCTATGTCCACTTCGAACTGGGCGGGACCGACATGACCGCCACGGTTAGCGGTGACCGCCACGTTCAGGTCGGAATGGATCTGGACGTCGTCTTCCCCGAAGAGCGGATCCACGTTTTCGACGCCGAAACCACGGAGGCGGTCAAGAACAGTCGCCGGGAACTGCTTAGTATGCCGAGTTAA